The Zootoca vivipara chromosome 5, rZooViv1.1, whole genome shotgun sequence genome includes the window AAAGTGCTGAAAGGTCCCTTTTctgtcttaaaaacaaaacaaaacaggtcaGACAAGTGCTTTAATggtctatctatctttctatcaaGTCTGTAAAGGTCTGATGAGTGTAGCACCAAATGTGAGGTACATTAGAGGCTGAAGTGGTATGTCCACAATTTTAGAGTGGGAGAGGAAATAGTTAAGTCAGTTTTTTATAAACTAGCGACCAAAGAAGCAATGTATTTATTGTATAAACAGATGGAACATCTAATCttctaaggatttttttttaaaaaaaaaacctttgtatTAATAAAAATGGATTGTGCAATCAGGTTAATAATCTGAGAATTTTATAATGAATGTTTTCAGGCCATTACCTACCTAGAGGTAATTTTGCAGGCTTGAAAATATTACTGACTTATACAAACTCTGTCAGAAAGATGCTGCAGTGGCTGACAACTTGAgtttttctttccctggcattTTGAGTGCATCTGTGGATGATTTTAGGTGCCTACATAGATTTGTCCACAAATTTGCAAAAAGTAACATTACAATACTTGTTACATCCAATTTAATTATATCTGCATAATTTTAGACTTTAACAAAAGCTTGCTCACTTGCAAAATTTCAATTTATGACTAGATATTCTATGGTGTATTTCCAAGGAGGTTGCCAAGTTCTACGTTTGAGAACTCCATAAGGCTAAAGGGCCAAAACATGCACATCTCCAAatccttccctctcttccaaGCCCTAGATCACTTCCAGTCCCTGGTCAGTCTGCAGCTCCTTCCTTCTGCCTACCAACCCATGATGTCAGAGGCCCAAATATCTACCACTGCATTCTTCTTTGTCTCCTTTGGATCTAATGTGAAGCTGCAAGCTTTTGATGGAAGGAGTGAACAGAAAATCTCTATCTCTAATAAACCAAATTCTCCATCAGTGATTTTCTGTTCACAATCTTGAACTGCCCAGTAGTTGCATATGCTTCATAAACCAATTTGGCCAACCCTGGTATATATCATGACAATTTACCAAACTGTTCACTTACTACACAACTCGGAAATTTTGTTTGATGGAGCACAGATATAATGGCCACATTTGGGCATAATGTAAAACGATGGTTTCATATTATGCGAATGAGCCTTGCCTCCTGCTGGGCTCATGTATTTCCTCTCCTCATTCTTGCTGCACAGCAGGGAAGAATTTGAAAGCTTTGGTTTGGTTTAAGTTAAGTGGGGTGGGCCGCTTCATCCAAACTGGAGGTTGTTATCTAACACTAACTTTGGCTAACTTCACGAAGCCACCTGCTTAACTCGTGGTTTGAAAGTGGCTTATTTTTAAACTAACCAGTCTGTGTTGAACCACAAACCCTAGCTTGAATGAAATATACCTAAAACCAAAAGCAAATGTTTCCGAGCTCCTTCTGTGGAAAGagtagagggaaagagagagcatGTGAATTTAGGAGGAGACTAGACTTGTTAAAATGGTGCTAAATCACAGTGTTTTAAAATTCAATTATGAAAGCCATTAGACACCCATGTGTTATAAAAGCCAACTGCAGAATGTGTATTTGCAGACAGCAGGgaagttgattttttaaattacatttctgAAACTACAAGGGAGAAAAGCAAAAGATGCCTGATCCAAAAAAGAATGGACACCCTATAACTTCCTAGAagcacctctttttttgcctgaaaacatatggaaaaaatatttttatgtcaAGTTTATCTTTTCAAGACTGCCCAAGTCCTTCAAGCAGCCTTGGCTAATATGTGAACCATCCCACTGTGGGGCTGAAAGCTAGACTTTTAAAGGTTTCTGTTTTAGAGTTCTAGCAAAGTGCTTTTGGATAAGAAAGGGGAATGCTAGGAATGCTTCCCCAACCCACTCAGGTGCCATGCCTTTATCCTCTTTATCACCTCTGAGACACTCAGAGACTTTAGGAAGATTTAATCCTAAATTTATTATACACGGAGGGTGGAATCTGCTTTTCCCTGTCAACACCACAATGAAATTtgacccccctttccttttttggcTTGCTAAGGAGCTTACCATGAGACATCAATAGCATGATGTCAATGGGATCACAAATACAGCCAATGTGTGGAGGTTTTCatgggggaattttttttaaaagcataaataatTCCTGACAGTTTATGAGCAATCATGGTGTCATCTGAGGTCATAGTTCAAACTGCCCCATCATTTGTCAATAAGCTTTGGGGTAAGCCACAGGAAACAAAGCAGACCTGCACTGCTACCATGTTTATAAGGTACATCTCATTCTTAAAGGATAATTAAAAATTATTCCAGATTTGCATTAGAAAATATTTAAGAAAACATTCAGACTAGGCCTTTCctttggaggcagagcagcgGGCAGTATGGAGCAGTACTAGGGCCATACAGAAGCAAGGACATATTCTTGGGGCATTTGGCTAATGCAAGAGGAGGATCTTAGTGCCCCTGGAGGAGTTATCTTTCAATTATTTTAATAAACTCAGGAGTTtggaggttatatatatatatatatatctatatataaagtaaGGGCAACAGTCCAAACCCTACAACTTCCATTCTTTAGAGGTGTAGTGAAAACAAAAAGGCCTGGGGCACAGAAAATGAGGTTCTAGAATGGCTGACAGAGGTAATAGTGTATCAGATCGCCAGGAAAGAGCTTTTATATTTTACAGATCCAAGTAAAAACTGATACATTTTCTACACACTGGGCTCGCTCCACAGAACTGCACAATAATTAACTCCACACTTGTACCCCTACAACACTAAGCCTTACTCATCTGTATAACCTGCTGTAGCAAAAGGTTACCAAGCAACATCTAAATTCCAGTACAATAGTGAACTTGATTTTAAACGTTACACAAACACATTCTAACATTAGTCTTCTAGGCTGGGAGTAGAGGGAGAACCTATCCTTCATGATACCTGGTCTGTATAAACAGAGGCTGCCACAAATACTGTTCACAGTTTCATTCTGTCATCCAGGTGTACATGACACCATCAACAGATACACAATATTTCCACCAAATTTTGGTTCTGGATCTAACACACATGTGATTAAAATGTCCAGTTCTTCCTCCCAAAGACTTCACCATTTCTGGAGCATTACACTTGGCTTTGTCCCCTTAAAATGTTCTCAAAAGTGACAGGGAAAACAAGGCCTAAGCCCTATGTCTTGCACAAATTACATGAGCATCCATTTACTggaaaacaggagaaaacaaggctTCTCTTACAAAGACAGCAGCAAACCACATCTTTCCACATCAAACTATGGTCAGTTGAGGATTTTGGCCATGCAAACTTCTGTTCAGCAGAAAATTAAGCATGCTAATGGATAAATACTGGTTCCATTTTTTCCTAACAGGAAAGATGCTCCCAAATACTACTCAAAGCTGCACCAAAGGCATCTGTCAGAGCAGTCTTACTTCAGTCAATCACTTAGGATCTAGAGTGAGATACAGTCACAGGATGAGCCACCTGGGCAAAAACAGGTGAGATGAAGTCTTAAACAaaagttaaacattaaaaaggtgCACCTGAATATTACAGACTAAGTTTACAAAACCTACAATAAGGtaaaatatagatatatttttatcttttgaATATTCAGcagctttttgtttatttttgagaGGCTTCTGaaattttagaaagggacaaCTAACTAATTTCAACCATGCTTCACAAAACAATAATGGCTATTTTATATTGCAATTACAAAAGTAATGCAATTAGTGCTTTAAAAATAACctactttttccttttcttaagcAGAGACCTTTTGAGGAAATATGGTTGTTCCAAagcttctgggatttttttttacctgaATAGGAAGTGATCACAGATATTAAGTGTTATATTTCAAAGCTTTGCAGATAGGAATCTTACAATCGTCAGGTCCCAGGACTTTAATCTGAGAAAATTAAGTGTTTGgttgtttaatttattttctaaCCAAAGCAATAAGAATACGCAACTATCACTATCTATTTACAGTTCTCAACCTATGGTCTGAAATGACGTACAAGTAGTTCTCTTTCTAAACTGCAGCATTAAAGGGTAGGCACACCATTTTTCTGCTGCACGATTGTCATCCACTTAATGATACACATAGAAAATATTTAGGTAAGTAAAATGAGCACAGCACATACACCATGACAAGGTTTTACGGAACTCAACTCATACATCACTTAAATAAAAACAGCCACAAAAGGTTAAACCTCTGACAGCAAAACTCTATGCAAGTGTCACACTTCTAGCTTGCAGCAAATCTTCTCCCACACTTTCAATAGCAGATGAAACCACAAATTTAAAACAGTGCATTTTTATTGCAATTTCCAGAAAAGCTGGAGTATATTGCAGAGTTTCTACACCACTATGGAGCTTCAAACAGGTTTCTGTACTGAGATGACACCTAGATAGCTAAAGGAACTCTGCTTTTGAGTATGGAAATACATTAAGctaccaaaacaaaaagaaaagtctAAGAACAGTAGTACAAAGCATATCTGGGCCAAAAGCCCAGTCTCTCTCAAGAATGAGAAGTGCATATTTAACACGACAGCAATGGTGTGCCTAACCTTTGAATACAGTGGGTTACTGGGAAGCAATCAACCAATCAAGAAGGCCAACTCAATTAATTGCCCTCAAATTCAAGCAGCAGCCCTGGGGCTATCTAGGCCTTCTTCCTATGAATCTTAGCATCCACTTTCAGTCATTAACACAGGATAACTAATTAAGAACAGTGCTCAAATGATGTCTCACATACAAATTCCATTGCCTCTTTTGGTTGTGCAAAGCAGTAGAGTGGAGTCTTACCAATCTTTTGCACAGCTAAGATTAAATTGTTTCTCTACCCAAAGAACCAGTAAGTCTGATTCAGTGAAGCTGCAAGtccagaaagctttatttaaagcTTAACATGTAAGAATGTTTAGATGCCTCTGCAACTAACAAGACTGAACTGTGGATTTAGGAGTGCTTGTGGTGATCTGCCTATGTGAGTGTGTGCTAGTCCCCTATTAAAATCAATAGTGgatgaaataaaaacagaaattcaGGATATGCAAGAACATTTCCTGCTACTGGCAACTGTagtatttaaaaaggaaacaccCATTGGGTGTTCAAACCTGACAAGTATAACAACTAGATAAGATGCTCAGCCTAAATCAGACCAGAGTGATCTGATAATGGGTTTTATTAAAATTTGTAAAAATTACTTCCCTGAACATTAATATAGATCCTTCATTTACATGACTATTTAGGCAGACTATTGAGGTTGTATGTTTAGAGATCAGTTGGTTTGatgaggatttttgtttgttttttgcccaaGATAACAGTAAGCGACTATATGTATTCCTGACTCCCAGAAGAGAGTTCTTTAAACAAGATGTTGGAAACGCACAGTTTAGCAAACTCAGAATCCAGTCTGTTAAAAAGCACGTAGGTCACAAAAAAGCCATTATTTTGTTAAAGTGAGGAATACCCTAGTATATCATTCAATGTACCCTGATGCTCCTGAATGGAGTGTTGAGATAAGGCTACATCCTCAAGCAGGCAAGCTGAACTCTCTTGCCTTTGCAAAAGAGCAAACACAATTACAGTGAAGGTAGTGTTCCAAAGGAATGAACCAAAGCATTCTGAAGGTAGTGTATGTAAAGTTCCCCCCATCCCACTCCCACCCGCCCCGCCGGGTGAGCACTAAGCAGATTGCAAATAGTAAAGGAGGAgttgaatttaaaacaaaatggctCCAATTAGACCCAACTGACTAGGAATCCAATCACCAATCACTGAATTCAAAATGACTAGCCATACTTAAAAAGGTTAAACTCTCTTTCAAGCCAACTGGATCGAAGAATAAAAAACTGTGAAAGCCTAATTATAAGCAATTAtccagtttttgttttacaagTCTGGTACTAGAGCTCaagaaagtgattttttttaaaggccatatGAAGAAAGCAAACCCAATAAAATAACTGAAAGTCCATGCAGGCTCAAGAGGCAAACAGTCCACTTCCATGTCTGCATTCTTTGTGAGGTAACTCAATTCTCTATAGAATATTAGAGAAACATGcaaaaggccaaaaaaaaaaccccaacaacaaaacaaaacaaaaacacaaaagaggGCTCTAAGCCATTCCGGGCCAGAAAATTTACAAATATGCAACATTCAGAGCACCCTTTCCCCCCTGTGTCCATACAAGTCTTTGCTGAACTGCAAAAGAGCATGTCCTGCACCCAGTGACTGAAGAGGAGTTGGGTACATACAGCAGGAGTTGAACAATGCCATAGTGCTCACCCAGTTTGTAATGTAATTGGCACTCTACAACATCCCTAATCATCCTTTGACTCATTCGCACTCTGTGCTGCCTCTCCCTGGGGATCTATCTCAAGCTTTACAGAGACATCCTGTCCCTCCGACcgcattaatttcatttttttctttggaGGGTTTTTCAAAGTGCCCAGCCTCTCTTTCACTTTATATTCCAGGGTGCTATGGGGAATCCCATAAATACTCTGAGCTTTGGAGACACTCATTTTCCCACTCATCACCACAGAGATCGCTTCTTCCAATATCTCACTGTTGTACTGTCTGTATCTGCCTCTTTTCTTCCGAGGTTGCTTAGAGCCAGGATCTCCCTCTTGATCAGAGGTGGGATATGGCTGTCCAGAGGTAGATTGCTCAGCATCTGAGCCCCAGGAGTCTGGTCCGGGATCCAGCAAGCTCCTTCTGTTTTGTTTCGGAAGGATAGCCCTTAACTTTTTACTAAGCGCGCTCTCCGTTTGTGAACCCATCACCAAAGAGCTATAGCTATACTGGTCGCCAGAACGGGACTCCCATGAAAGGTCCATGCCTCGAACTTGTGGTATCTTTAAATCCACAGGAGTTGAATGGCTCATGTCCTTTTTCCCATCTTGTTTAGTTTGAAGTGCCATTTTTTGAAAGGCTGAATTTTCTGTAAGAAAAGGAAGGTCACTGATGTTGCTGAGTGCACCATTTCCCCTGAATTTCATTCGGGTGAAGTTGAATTCGTAGTGTGGTTTTGCCCAAGAAGCCTCCCTGGATAGTATCATGTGCTGTCCGTGATTCTGCAGCCCAGACGGCCCATGGCTGGCAGCTGTAGCATGCTGGTTTCTGCTCAGCAGTTCTTCGCTTATCTGCAGTGATCGAGCCAATGGAACTTTGAGAGATGTGGAGTGGCCAGACCCTTCCCTCGTTCCATCCTGCCAACTTCTCGGGGGCACCCCATCACCACTCCGAAGTCCCTCTGCATGGTGCTGGCTGGGTCTCCCAGGTCGCCTAATTGGATGGAAGGAAACTGATGTGAGCAGGACTTGCACAGGTAGGGAGGAATGGGTGAGGGGGCCACTCCTTTATTAGAAGACCTTGCTTGGGTAACATCACttttgtgggtttttatttttatttttttaagtctcagcagtcagtttttttttaaaaaaatgttcaaaaataaaGAGAAGCTTTTTGGGCAAAGAAAAACGAAACCTGTCAGCTGGTCTTTGGCTGGGTTCACAAAATCTTGGAGCAGAAAAGGCTTCGCGCAAGTGTCTGAAAATAGCATCTTAATTATAGATTAGAAAGGAATAATCATTTGCTAGAGTCTATTCACGACTGTATTACTAGTGTGACGTTACCACTAAACAAGTACAGTAATAAAAGAGTAAGCCAAGTGACAAAATGCAgcaaattcaacacacacactctcacacacctgCCACCTGCACTTTTTATAAAAtgctgaaagctctggagggcaTGGATTAACACTATATATGCTAAAGTTGCTGCTCAGCATCAAGAGCGCTCAGCAGAACTCAAAGGTGTTTGCTTACtttgcattaaacattaaaacagaaaAACGGAATGGTtctcaaataaaaatgtttcacaAATTCAGACtccatttccttttaaaattaaTCATAAGCCACATAAATATCAAACTGATTCTGTTTTTCACATGCCTAGGTAAAGAAGCAGGATATTTTCTTGCCacatatgtattatttattatgctCTTTCCAACTTTACTGATTAAACAGATCCAGgttaaatctattttaaaaaaagaatattatcTACAGTCTAATCAGACTATCCATCTTGTTTTatgtacacaattatttcaatTCCTGTAAATAATATGAACAAAAAGTATGCAATGCATTCTTGGTACTTTGCTCATTAAGATGATTACTATGCATATCCTATCTAGCAGACAGCCTTTATATATTCACATACCCCTTTAACCTAGCCATCTGACATCTGAGATAtgtattttaggacccaccttactCTCTTGACTGTAATTTGTACTTCAATATTGTATTGTTACATTTTTGTAACCAGCCCTAGGACCTcatgatgaagggcaggtaagaaatctaatcaacaacaacaataacaacaacaacatacagaagATTTGGATGCATAGCAAGGCAGAAGGAATAACATACATTCAAGTTTGGACTTCCTAATTCTTTAGTAAATGCCTATTAAACATTACTCAGAATTTGAAGATTCTTAATTTGGTAACAAACAGTCCACATGAATTCTGAACAAGAACCACCCAAGGAAAATAATAAATTTCTACCAGAACTTTAAACATGCATTGAATATTTCAGCTAGTTCTAAAAATCACTGTCCAGTTATAAAGATTAACTAGCacaggcttcttcaaactcagccctccatatgttttgatactacaattcccatcatccctgaccactggtcctgctagctagggatcatgggagttgaaggccaaaaacatctggagggccgagtttgaagaagcctgaaCTAGCACTTTGAAAGACAGAGGGCAATAGTTAACTGGCATTTAACTGAACAGTACAAAGCACAAACACATGCTGATCTCTTGAAGATGATTTCAATCAGCCATGTaggaacacttttttttaatgcacagaaCCTGTTAGAATATTCAGAAAGGGAACAGAAATTGATATTCTCCTTCACAATACAGTGTTTAGAGTTCTGACATACAGGGTTAAGTAATATATCCATGTTGTGAGGAATTTAAATGTCTCTTTTGCAGTTATAAGTCAGTGACTGTCAACAATGGTCATTTTTATATCACTAGAAGTCCCGCAACTTGAAGATTATGTAATTCCACATCTATATTCAGCCACTAAATATTCTAAGGGCTGGTTAGCtttaaaattatacaaaaatgtattctattgcagcattttaaagtatcaccccaattttttttattatcatgTATCTTCCCCCTATCAGAGCATGCAACAAAAAATACAAGGTTGAAGGAATTGTATAACCTTCACCAAGAAAAATCTGCACCCAGAAACTATCTACTAGTCTAATAATAGTATAGTATTTGGAATGTTTGAATTATTGAGTATTCATCTTGGAAACAACTCCAAGGTAAGTAATTACAAATCCACCATATATCTAATGAGCCATTAGAAAACAAATGGAATTATAGCACTGTACTATAATAGCAtgttatacaaaaaaaaatcctaactAATATTTTACAATTTTTGCTCAACCACTATCTTTACTTTAGTGGCCTTGCCTAAACATTCTGACTACTAAAGGAAACACTGTTTGGTTTGCTGATCTATTCAGACAAGGCAGCCATCATCCCATCCTATCAAAGGCTGAAATTGGGTTCAGATACTCATCAAGCCTCATGTGGTCACCTGTGGGATGTGCATGGAACTACCAAAGGCTCAAACCCAACAAAGATCATGTGCAGCCACTGGTTGTATGACCTGATACTCCCATACATGAAGCGTCTGAAACTGCATTGTGATAACACTTTTTGACTTGCTACAATCATGAAAACTGCAGTATTTGTTTGTATAAGCTTCAAGGGAAAATGGTTGTTCATACAACTGGCACCCAACATAACCCCTGCCAAGTTGTTAGCCCGCTCATAGGCCCAATGCTCCCATAGTCAAATACAACAGGTGTGGCTGAGCATGTTAACAAAGTCAAAATagtcaaatttttaaaaagttgaaagaTCATAGCTCTACATTTCATGTATCAGGTACAAAACCAAAGTATTCCTAAAATGGAATTGATTTTTCAGTTGACTGCATATTTAAGGATAGGAAGATGGTGTTTTAACAAGATGTAATTATACTCTGAAGGGTTAAATCAACCCTGAGGAAGAATTTGACCCTCAGTTTGTTGTTATGCAAATAACTTGAGGGGGTTTTTAGATTAAAAATACTAAGAATTTCCCTTACCCATTCCCAGGAGTAGCGGAGCAGCCAGGTGAATGGCTCAAGGAGGCGCTGCCTGCACATGGACTTTTCTTAGTGGACAGATCAAGTACTCCGTCTGCAGAGACATGAGAATTACTTGAGAATAggaagaaattaataaaactaaacacacacaaacatacaactTGGCAAGTTTTTATGGCTGAAACTCTGTCTCAGTTAATCTTGGGTTGCTTTGGAACTTCCTAGTGAACCTCAATCAAAGTCTCTTGACATATCagccattattttattttccttattttgttttgttaaggACATATCAATATTATGACTTtcattcaacaaaatattaatggTAGATTAAACAGTATGAACACGTTAAATCTGAGAGCATAGAATGCAGGTTAATTTCAAAACATGGTTCTCTGCTTACACTTCATAGTGTCTGAAAAGTGGATCAAGTTACTACTTTTTGAGCATGTATACTTCTTGTTATCCACCATACATTCATTAAGATGTAGTCTATGTATTGATGGTTTCAAGTAAGACACAAAGCAGAACAGGAAAGAAAAAGCATCTTAACAACCAGAACCGGAGTTCATGTACCCATAAAAGAAAACTCAACAAGTGTTTAATTCAAGAACTACAAAATGGAGGAAGAGTGGGGAAATTATTGCCTTACAATTATTATTGCAAACAAACTGCAGCTTTCATATTACTGTAAGTATTTTCTGGGTACACTTCATTTTagttaatatatttatattccatctttaaTTATTCCATCTTTAAATTTAGCAAAAACAATACTATTTAATGGGATAGATTACAgggcactctccagatgttgtagaccaggggttcccaacaaaattttctcgaggacccctcattgagccgctattgtgacaaggacccccattaattcctaatcctaaaattaaaaagtgagagccaaattaagagtctttttatattttatatttatacgttttttacagttacaacagagtactccatcagtatacagttagttttaattttcagttcttaatgagatgaaccactttttcaCCAACGgttcatttttaactacgcgaactgtagcttccgcgaaaaacaacgctttgtttacaaacactactgttttgcaaagaggcagcgcgcgccagggaggagggaggggaatggagaagacagggtacctgcgcagtagcgcacaaatgaagccgacacgcgcaaagcatcttggggaggtgagcgttagtagaatgcacgcgctgcctctttgcaaaacagtagtgtttgtaaagcgccacctaaggGGCAtatagcagaactactgcctctatctaattctagttttgcgctagactctgctcatgcaggaagcggccaaaacaaaaaatctgttatcatacgaaatatatttaatatattttttattctaatagcatcttgaggacccctctggcatagctcgcggacccctgggggtccccggaccacctgttgggaaccactgttgtagactacaacttctatcatccctgaccactggccatgttggctggggtaaTGGGAATTGTACCCCTCAATATCTGGAGTGCACTACTTTGGCTACCACtattcttgcttttttaaaagtgctgcagTCCAGATATTCAATCCATGAGCTATTCAGTTAGAACAGAGATACCGGTAACTAGTTCAGCAATGCTAGCCTTGCAAGTTCCAAGGAAGTAAAGCAGATGCTAGAAAGTCATGTGACTGGATTTTAAAAGTCacataataatatattttgcatttataaGATACTTGAGATATTGTTAGCCATAAGTGGAAGACTAACTAATAAGATTGATGAAATCATTTTTTCTACACAAAGACTATCTCCCATGAAGCTTAAGTATAAACACTCTTAAAAGCTGCACAATTAATGAGCTACTTGTTATTACTAACAACTTTTAAGAGGTAGCCAGTGGGAAAGAGGAAGGGTTAGCGGTGGCAAGGGTAGAGTAGTTACCACACAATTTGCCAATGTGTAAATTTATAGGTGCCCGCATCCTATAAGCAGGAcagattcttctttttcttaataAGCTGGGTAGATTCTCACTGAATTATTGCTGTGTTTCATAGAACACCTAAACTCTCAAGGGATCCAACTCCATTCCCAGCATATGGAGTATACAGCAACTTCTAATGCACACAGGAACTCACTTTTTAGCAGCTGCAGCTCAGTGAAACAGTGTCTCCTTTTCTAGCAAACAAGTAACAAAGCTATGGTTGTACAGACCACCTTTAAGACTCTTAACCAGAACTTTATTATGAATCTAAATCTTTCTGTTCTCTCCTCTACCAAAACAGTTTTGGAACTGTTTCAAGCCTGTTTGTAACTACATTAATAGGACAGTTAAGGAGGTTTGGTAATATTTGCTGTCCATGCATTTATATGCTAAAATGTACTATTTGGctcacagaaatggaaaacattcAAGTTCATAATTATTCAAAGCAATGTTATTTAAAGCAAACCCTCCTTTCAAGATCATCTATACTGTTTAACAATAAAGAACATTTAGTTTTTCAACATGTATTTTTGCAATTTAAGGGGCGTGAGTCAGGTCTGGAAAAGGTCTACTTATTAATAGAAAGATGGGGCAGTACCTCGTTACCCCCTGCA containing:
- the LCOR gene encoding ligand-dependent corepressor, which codes for MWRSLDARLATYISICLAPPVFLSREGTKLYTVLKCCSLNYWKSYSAIPLAFDISTSNTHTFPRFESILEGLFGPELLKDLSLFKDFEPEGVSDWSFDENCLFCCLRREKVKEHLVSLDEPALEVGHQALLRQEQAKIIRFERQAEEFIHAVFYRKDSHRVSDPNIPLVAREIMQRMIRQFAAEYTSKTSSTQDSSSPNSTKNQSLLKASLVASSPVGATAQNPVLSKLLMADQDSPLDLTVRKSQLDPSEQDGVLDLSTKKSPCAGSASLSHSPGCSATPGNGRPGRPSQHHAEGLRSGDGVPPRSWQDGTREGSGHSTSLKVPLARSLQISEELLSRNQHATAASHGPSGLQNHGQHMILSREASWAKPHYEFNFTRMKFRGNGALSNISDLPFLTENSAFQKMALQTKQDGKKDMSHSTPVDLKIPQVRGMDLSWESRSGDQYSYSSLVMGSQTESALSKKLRAILPKQNRRSLLDPGPDSWGSDAEQSTSGQPYPTSDQEGDPGSKQPRKKRGRYRQYNSEILEEAISVVMSGKMSVSKAQSIYGIPHSTLEYKVKERLGTLKNPPKKKMKLMRSEGQDVSVKLEIDPQGEAAQSANESKDD